Proteins from a single region of Mucilaginibacter daejeonensis:
- a CDS encoding TonB-dependent receptor, with protein MNKLLQIFLLLLLSIFTAQATTIKGHAYDQRTGEPLVGATVMLDRTGKGTSTGLDGSFAIKDVKPGTYTLRISYIMYKTATLEVEATKEKDDLHHLKIYLEPAGKDLTEVTVMSRKDGSAEREARRLEQQSVQVMNIVSGKAIEVSPDVTVANVIQRVSGVSVERNSNGDAQYAILRGMDKRYNYTLVNGVKIPSPDNQYRYVPLDIFPADLLDRLEVYKSLTPNMEGDAVGGAVNMVMKDAPSRLTINGNLAGGYNQLFLDRNFVSFDRSGIDHKSPYEINGRTYNATANDFPKGNLSYTSKKPAPNVVGSLSIGQRFLNNKLGVILAGSYQNTYRGSNSTFYNSAVNNTDLYAKITSKSYREYSEQQKRYGLHAKLDYAFNSRNKLSFYNMYVKLANAQLRDAVNTDYSTAFDPATGNAQLTFTTRSRLTEQQIYNSTLHGDHLLLNDKLKLQWSAVYSSAKNDVPDNTSISLNGNRVNGVDTRTVLVNTSPVTRRWERNTDEDKAGYLDLSYKAAQHVDVTIGGLYRDKQRSGFYNNYSLAPVNSTAAYGKDFQDYTQIQLYVTNPGGAVNNPLTYDASEKIGAGYVMVKLDVKDLQVIGGARVEHTDQGYNLLFPAGEPRPNGSQVYTDVLPSLTLKYRLTPNQQLHGSYYRSVNRPGFYEIVPSKVVNEEFQERGNPDLKRALADNFDLRYELFPGASEQLLAGVFYKSIKDPIEYIFKADATRGQDIYYSPGNFGTARNFGAELDYIKFFNKVGIKANYTYTHSRITTPKSTRIIDANGDPRLVNVDQTRPLYGQSEHIGNISLLYKDTKRGWDAQLAAAYTGERINTVSQFLNNDLWQKAFIQMDASAEKRFKNNLGIFIKAGNLLNTPLKLFIKGTNPANNNIREDVVSDGQTLMRADYYKQSYLIGIRYKL; from the coding sequence ATGAACAAACTTCTACAAATCTTTTTGCTATTACTACTCAGCATCTTCACCGCACAGGCCACCACTATTAAGGGACATGCCTACGATCAGCGCACAGGTGAGCCCCTGGTAGGCGCCACCGTAATGCTCGACCGTACCGGCAAAGGAACCTCCACCGGGTTGGATGGCTCTTTCGCGATCAAAGACGTTAAGCCTGGTACATACACGCTCCGCATCAGCTATATCATGTACAAGACCGCTACCCTGGAGGTAGAGGCCACCAAAGAGAAGGACGACCTGCACCACTTAAAGATATACCTGGAACCGGCCGGCAAGGACCTCACCGAAGTGACCGTTATGTCGCGCAAAGATGGTTCGGCCGAGCGGGAGGCCCGCCGGTTGGAGCAACAATCGGTACAGGTGATGAACATCGTATCGGGCAAAGCCATCGAGGTGTCGCCCGATGTCACAGTGGCCAACGTGATCCAGCGCGTGTCGGGCGTATCGGTAGAGCGTAACAGCAATGGCGATGCCCAATACGCGATCCTGCGAGGTATGGACAAACGCTACAACTACACGTTAGTGAATGGCGTTAAGATCCCCAGCCCTGACAACCAGTACCGGTACGTGCCATTGGATATTTTCCCGGCCGACCTGCTCGACCGATTGGAAGTGTACAAAAGCTTGACCCCGAACATGGAAGGCGATGCCGTAGGCGGCGCCGTGAACATGGTAATGAAGGACGCACCAAGCCGCCTAACCATCAACGGTAACCTTGCCGGCGGTTATAACCAGTTATTTCTCGACCGTAACTTTGTAAGCTTCGACCGTAGCGGCATTGACCATAAGTCGCCTTATGAGATCAATGGCCGCACGTATAATGCCACCGCTAACGATTTCCCAAAAGGCAACCTGAGCTATACCAGTAAAAAGCCTGCGCCTAACGTGGTGGGTAGTTTATCGATCGGTCAGCGCTTTTTGAACAATAAATTAGGCGTGATCCTGGCCGGTAGCTACCAAAACACCTATCGCGGAAGCAACAGCACTTTTTACAACTCGGCGGTGAACAATACTGACCTGTATGCCAAGATCACCAGCAAAAGCTACCGTGAATACTCGGAGCAGCAAAAGCGTTATGGCCTGCACGCTAAGTTGGATTATGCCTTCAACAGCCGCAATAAGCTGAGCTTTTATAATATGTATGTAAAGCTGGCCAACGCCCAACTGCGTGACGCCGTGAACACCGATTATTCTACCGCTTTTGACCCTGCTACCGGCAATGCCCAGCTCACCTTTACTACCCGTAGCCGGCTTACCGAGCAGCAGATCTACAACAGCACCTTGCATGGTGATCACCTGCTGTTGAACGACAAATTAAAATTACAATGGTCGGCCGTTTACTCATCAGCCAAGAACGATGTGCCTGATAACACCTCGATCAGCCTGAACGGCAACCGCGTGAATGGAGTAGATACCCGCACCGTGTTGGTGAACACTTCACCTGTTACTCGCCGTTGGGAACGCAACACCGACGAAGATAAGGCCGGTTACCTTGACCTGAGCTACAAAGCTGCCCAACATGTTGATGTGACCATTGGCGGATTATACCGCGACAAACAACGCAGCGGTTTCTACAATAACTACTCCTTAGCACCGGTCAACTCGACCGCTGCCTACGGAAAAGACTTTCAGGATTATACCCAGATCCAACTGTACGTGACCAACCCGGGTGGTGCGGTGAACAACCCGCTAACCTATGATGCATCTGAAAAGATCGGCGCCGGTTACGTTATGGTCAAGCTCGATGTAAAGGACCTGCAGGTGATCGGTGGTGCCCGTGTGGAGCATACCGATCAGGGTTACAACCTGCTGTTCCCGGCGGGTGAACCACGCCCTAATGGCAGCCAGGTGTACACTGATGTTTTGCCAAGCCTGACCCTGAAATATAGGCTGACCCCGAATCAGCAGTTACACGGCTCTTACTACCGCTCGGTGAATCGCCCGGGATTTTATGAGATCGTGCCAAGCAAGGTGGTGAACGAGGAGTTCCAGGAGCGTGGCAATCCTGACCTGAAGCGGGCCCTGGCCGATAATTTTGATCTGCGTTACGAACTGTTCCCGGGCGCTTCGGAGCAATTGCTTGCAGGCGTGTTCTACAAATCCATCAAAGACCCTATCGAATACATCTTTAAGGCCGATGCTACCCGTGGTCAGGACATCTACTATAGTCCGGGCAATTTTGGCACCGCACGCAACTTCGGTGCCGAGCTGGATTACATCAAGTTCTTCAACAAAGTGGGCATCAAGGCTAATTATACGTATACCCACTCACGCATCACCACGCCTAAAAGCACCCGCATCATTGATGCCAACGGCGACCCTCGTTTAGTGAACGTGGACCAAACCCGCCCGCTTTACGGTCAGTCTGAGCATATCGGCAACATCTCTCTGCTTTATAAGGACACCAAGCGCGGTTGGGATGCCCAGTTGGCGGCTGCTTACACCGGCGAGCGTATCAATACCGTATCGCAGTTCCTGAACAATGACCTCTGGCAAAAAGCTTTCATCCAGATGGATGCCTCGGCCGAGAAACGCTTCAAGAACAACCTGGGTATCTTCATTAAGGCAGGCAACCTGCTCAATACCCCGCTCAAATTATTCATCAAAGGCACCAACCCGGCCAATAATAACATCAGGGAAGACGTGGTATCTGACGGGCAGACCCTTATGCGTGCCGACTATTACAAACAAAGCTACCTGATCGGTATCCGCTATAAACTTTAA
- a CDS encoding CAP domain-containing protein: MLKQLTKASLLAATLFIVLAVTAFSMKNDDDGGQFASEFLSRINRVRARGCNCGTTYMKPAPPLIWNDVLAKAAAGHARDMSRRGYFSHTSKDGRGIQDRIMQAGYTYQGYKSYAIGENIAQGQQSIAEVTEGWFKSPGHCLNLMNPDLTEIGIAEHDRYWVQDLGGRVPFSQAEQKLIKSGRLIIKKSSRPE; the protein is encoded by the coding sequence ATGTTAAAGCAACTGACCAAAGCAAGCCTGCTTGCCGCCACGCTTTTTATCGTGCTGGCGGTGACAGCATTTAGTATGAAGAATGACGATGACGGCGGACAATTCGCGTCGGAGTTCTTGTCGCGCATCAACAGGGTGCGGGCCAGGGGTTGTAACTGCGGTACCACGTACATGAAGCCTGCGCCGCCATTGATCTGGAACGATGTGTTGGCCAAGGCCGCCGCCGGGCATGCACGCGATATGAGCAGGCGCGGATACTTTAGCCACACCAGTAAGGACGGCCGCGGCATTCAGGACCGCATTATGCAGGCCGGCTACACGTACCAAGGATATAAGAGCTACGCTATTGGTGAGAATATTGCCCAAGGCCAGCAGAGCATAGCCGAAGTGACCGAAGGCTGGTTCAAAAGCCCGGGCCATTGCCTCAATCTCATGAACCCTGACCTTACCGAGATCGGCATTGCCGAGCATGACCGCTACTGGGTACAGGACCTTGGCGGCCGCGTACCCTTTAGCCAGGCCGAACAAAAGCTGATCAAGAGCGGCCGGCTCATTATCAAAAAGAGCAGCCGCCCTGAATAG
- a CDS encoding tetratricopeptide repeat protein, producing MIKYLSKLFLCWPLAILILSSLSLSSIAQYGNAGPWPYLDTLAQHQPDSALIQLRKLHAQALSQDDDLKAGLSLQRMGQICFDQGHYGQALDLYLQAEKIFQTSNNKAQLANNLFKIGILYYYNKQLDKARTTYNKALYLYRRTNDQNGQAAVFGEIGHLFEKRQRYDSAFYYQQRALQGYQKVGSRSGQAKIYENLGSIYEDLERYDTAYVCFTNSDRLYQQDHNTVARIEVLNNIGDVLRKTGRLKESLKLSHQAYALAVSTNNLYQEAAASRDLGKSFQLLKQMDSAYHYVELSRRLSLDVYSKEGLNQTLFLQVLYDINKKSDEIARLNSIRQTNRIITVAVVTVVILLIIIGVVVFSRQRLKIHDQKVLAEQQRSIYEAQNDLMQLELRNKELEEQGLKQQLELKTKELSNHTLNLIKTNQLLEGMRATLQQMVKEDKRDQKRQMQQIVQQIDQSFDHEQNWKEFTGAFEQVHQSFFEKLKAHSSDLTSADMRLIALLKVNMDSKDIAGLLGISMDSLRVARHRLRKKLNIEQGDNLSSFIQSL from the coding sequence ATGATCAAGTATTTAAGTAAGCTCTTTTTATGCTGGCCGTTGGCCATACTGATCCTTAGTTCTTTGTCTTTAAGTTCGATAGCGCAGTACGGCAACGCCGGCCCATGGCCTTACCTCGATACCCTGGCCCAGCACCAGCCCGACTCGGCGCTGATCCAATTACGTAAACTGCATGCCCAAGCCCTAAGCCAGGATGACGACCTGAAGGCCGGGCTCAGCCTGCAACGAATGGGGCAGATCTGCTTTGATCAGGGCCACTACGGCCAGGCGCTCGACCTTTATTTACAGGCCGAGAAGATCTTTCAAACCTCGAACAACAAAGCCCAACTGGCCAATAACCTCTTTAAGATCGGTATCCTATACTACTACAACAAGCAGTTGGACAAGGCCCGCACCACCTACAATAAAGCGCTGTACCTGTACCGGCGAACCAACGATCAGAACGGGCAGGCTGCCGTGTTCGGCGAGATAGGGCACCTGTTCGAGAAGCGACAACGGTATGATAGCGCCTTTTACTATCAGCAAAGGGCCTTGCAGGGTTACCAAAAGGTCGGCTCGCGGTCGGGCCAGGCCAAGATCTATGAGAACCTGGGCAGCATATATGAGGACCTCGAACGGTACGACACCGCCTACGTATGCTTCACCAACTCCGACAGGCTATACCAGCAAGACCACAACACCGTAGCCAGGATCGAGGTGCTCAACAACATAGGTGATGTACTGCGAAAGACCGGCCGCCTGAAAGAAAGCTTGAAACTATCGCACCAGGCCTATGCATTGGCTGTGAGTACCAATAACCTGTACCAGGAGGCAGCCGCCAGCCGTGATCTGGGCAAAAGTTTTCAGCTGCTCAAGCAAATGGACAGTGCATATCATTACGTGGAATTGAGTCGTAGGTTATCGCTCGATGTGTACTCAAAAGAGGGGCTTAACCAAACGCTATTCCTGCAGGTGCTGTATGATATCAACAAGAAAAGTGACGAGATCGCACGTCTGAACAGCATCCGCCAAACCAACCGTATCATCACCGTGGCTGTGGTAACAGTGGTGATCTTGCTCATTATTATTGGGGTGGTGGTGTTCAGCAGGCAACGCCTCAAGATACACGACCAAAAGGTACTGGCCGAGCAGCAGCGCTCCATCTACGAGGCACAAAATGACCTGATGCAGCTCGAGCTCCGCAATAAGGAACTGGAGGAGCAGGGGTTGAAACAGCAACTCGAACTCAAGACCAAAGAACTATCAAACCATACCCTCAACCTGATCAAGACCAATCAATTGCTGGAGGGCATGCGCGCCACCCTGCAACAAATGGTGAAGGAAGATAAGCGCGACCAAAAACGCCAGATGCAGCAGATCGTGCAACAGATCGATCAAAGCTTTGACCATGAACAGAACTGGAAGGAATTCACCGGCGCCTTCGAGCAGGTGCACCAAAGCTTCTTCGAAAAACTGAAGGCCCACAGCAGCGACCTCACCTCGGCCGATATGCGTCTTATCGCCTTGCTTAAGGTCAACATGGATTCAAAAGATATCGCCGGTTTGCTGGGCATCTCCATGGACAGTTTAAGGGTGGCCCGCCATCGTTTACGTAAGAAACTGAATATTGAGCAGGGTGACAACCTGTCGTCGTTCATCCAGTCGTTATAG
- a CDS encoding endonuclease/exonuclease/phosphatase family protein has protein sequence MRNTIALFCFLLIATVAMAQPINVATFNLRYANTTDTGNLWTSRAPMVANLIRFHDLDIFGTQEALSNQLNDISTALPQYEHYGPGRDDGLEKGEHSAVFYKKDKYRLLNKGSFWLSQTPEKPSLGWDATCCNRICSWVYLQDVATKKKFYFFNVHYDHQGKVAREESSKLILARIKTIAGTQPVILTGDFNGDHESVPYKLIATSGSLRDTYAQVKYPYTNNNPTYQDFGRSLKNDQIIDHIFTSSQFKVSRWGILTDSYRGKFPSDHFPVMATVSLK, from the coding sequence ATGAGAAACACTATTGCCCTGTTCTGCTTTTTACTGATCGCCACCGTTGCCATGGCGCAGCCTATTAACGTGGCCACCTTTAACCTGCGATATGCCAACACCACCGATACGGGCAATCTGTGGACCAGTCGTGCGCCTATGGTGGCCAACCTGATCCGCTTTCATGACCTCGACATATTTGGCACCCAGGAAGCCCTGAGCAACCAACTGAACGACATCAGCACTGCCCTGCCCCAGTACGAGCACTATGGCCCCGGCCGCGACGACGGATTGGAGAAAGGCGAGCACTCGGCCGTATTCTATAAAAAAGATAAGTACCGGTTGTTGAACAAAGGCAGCTTCTGGCTGTCGCAAACTCCCGAAAAGCCATCCTTAGGCTGGGATGCCACCTGCTGCAATCGCATTTGCTCATGGGTATACCTGCAAGATGTGGCCACCAAAAAGAAGTTCTATTTTTTCAACGTGCACTATGACCACCAGGGGAAGGTGGCCCGCGAGGAAAGCAGCAAACTTATCCTGGCCAGGATCAAAACAATTGCCGGTACGCAACCGGTGATCCTCACCGGCGATTTTAATGGCGACCACGAAAGCGTACCCTACAAGCTCATTGCTACGTCGGGCTCCCTGCGCGACACCTATGCACAGGTCAAATACCCATACACAAACAACAATCCCACGTATCAGGATTTTGGCCGAAGCCTTAAGAACGACCAGATCATTGACCACATATTCACCTCAAGCCAGTTCAAGGTGAGCCGCTGGGGAATCCTGACCGATAGCTACCGGGGTAAATTCCCATCTGACCACTTCCCGGTAATGGCCACGGTGAGTTTGAAATGA
- a CDS encoding HEAT repeat domain-containing protein, which produces MRYSISLLCLLVFSVMCSKAFATTWDEPWMDKVIKQANSFVLAKVDTAGTDKGQLKILVLKTVAGQAIQGRVILSGFYDLHLCSRSGGDGPEYHFKGIDSCYFLLKENGTGGYAIATPTTGYAWIKNGKVAATYRHSYHQARVDIAPFELTMGAIFSHYHQKPYDTSAIESYVNKYLIMKPAGLQPKELNTFFNQHVALECVYHLQLKGHADQVLKFLSDKQNFHAQVSAVRALTNYNTQKSKEALMELLTAKEVNDFVKVIAIWTLRSYTPIELKPRLIKIATTASEEENGFGGNIMDPRVCTHFPTVKGALTELVKSI; this is translated from the coding sequence ATGCGCTATTCGATATCACTTCTTTGTTTATTGGTCTTCTCGGTCATGTGTAGCAAGGCTTTCGCGACCACTTGGGATGAGCCTTGGATGGATAAGGTCATCAAGCAGGCTAATAGCTTTGTATTGGCCAAGGTAGATACTGCCGGCACCGACAAAGGTCAATTAAAGATCTTGGTCTTAAAGACCGTTGCTGGCCAGGCGATTCAAGGTCGCGTCATACTCAGCGGTTTTTACGATCTGCATTTGTGCAGCCGATCAGGCGGCGATGGCCCTGAGTATCATTTCAAAGGCATCGATAGTTGTTATTTTCTTTTAAAAGAAAATGGTACGGGCGGATACGCCATTGCAACTCCAACTACCGGATATGCGTGGATAAAGAATGGAAAGGTAGCCGCTACTTATCGCCATAGTTACCATCAGGCACGTGTGGATATCGCCCCGTTCGAACTCACTATGGGGGCTATTTTCAGTCACTATCACCAAAAGCCTTATGACACCAGTGCAATTGAAAGTTACGTCAATAAATATCTGATTATGAAGCCCGCTGGCTTACAGCCTAAGGAATTAAATACTTTTTTTAACCAGCATGTAGCGTTGGAATGTGTATACCACCTGCAATTGAAAGGTCATGCTGATCAGGTATTGAAGTTTTTGAGTGACAAGCAAAATTTTCATGCACAGGTATCAGCAGTTCGCGCACTGACCAATTACAATACTCAGAAAAGTAAGGAAGCTCTGATGGAGCTGTTAACTGCAAAAGAGGTCAACGACTTTGTTAAGGTAATAGCGATCTGGACACTGAGGTCATATACCCCAATTGAACTCAAACCCCGGCTTATCAAGATCGCCACTACAGCGTCAGAGGAGGAAAATGGGTTCGGTGGTAACATCATGGACCCACGTGTTTGCACCCATTTTCCAACCGTCAAAGGTGCGTTGACAGAGTTGGTCAAGTCTATTTAA
- a CDS encoding nucleoid-associated protein, which translates to MITSFEASLQHISVHHVGNPLQDERYVLSDAPLELKDEVIPRLLLQYFLTPFEKTNEVYHLMHPGDDLHLNEIFHYCTEIFEDKDRFHELSQQISKHLYNVSSHPKIKSGEVYIGFFSGVQLEGELLNAVGIFKSETKETFLKVYPQDGGFGLDYEENAININKLDKGALIFNTQKDEGYKVVVIDKTNGSNEAVYWKDEFLKLKIRNDNFNQTNNALHIYKNFVTQKLDDEFDMSKADKIDLLNRSMKYFKEKDTFEIDEFAGEVLGNDQAIESFKTYKSQYEEEFDTHIPDSFDISDNAVKKQARVYKSVLKLDKNFHIYIHGNKDLIEKGFDDGKAMNYYKVYFKEEQ; encoded by the coding sequence ATGATCACTTCATTCGAGGCATCACTGCAACACATTTCTGTACATCACGTAGGTAACCCGCTTCAGGACGAGCGCTACGTACTTTCTGACGCTCCGCTTGAGCTTAAGGACGAGGTGATCCCACGCTTACTGCTCCAATACTTCCTTACCCCTTTCGAGAAGACCAACGAAGTGTATCACCTGATGCACCCTGGCGATGACCTGCACCTGAACGAGATATTTCATTACTGCACTGAGATATTTGAGGATAAGGACCGCTTTCATGAGTTATCGCAGCAGATCAGCAAGCATTTATACAATGTGTCCAGCCACCCCAAGATCAAGAGCGGCGAGGTTTATATCGGCTTCTTTTCGGGCGTACAGTTGGAAGGCGAATTGCTGAACGCTGTGGGCATATTCAAATCAGAGACCAAGGAGACCTTCTTAAAAGTGTACCCGCAGGATGGTGGCTTTGGGCTCGATTACGAGGAGAACGCCATCAACATCAATAAGCTGGATAAAGGCGCCCTGATCTTTAATACTCAAAAGGATGAAGGTTACAAGGTGGTAGTGATCGACAAGACCAACGGCAGCAATGAGGCCGTTTACTGGAAGGACGAATTCCTGAAGTTGAAGATCCGCAACGACAACTTTAACCAGACCAATAACGCCCTGCACATTTACAAGAACTTTGTGACCCAAAAGCTTGACGATGAATTTGACATGAGCAAGGCCGACAAGATAGACCTGCTGAACCGCAGCATGAAGTACTTTAAAGAAAAGGATACCTTTGAGATAGACGAGTTTGCGGGCGAGGTGCTGGGTAACGATCAGGCCATCGAATCGTTCAAGACCTATAAGAGCCAGTACGAGGAAGAATTTGACACACACATCCCCGACAGCTTCGACATATCAGACAATGCCGTAAAAAAGCAGGCCCGCGTATATAAAAGCGTATTGAAGCTGGACAAGAACTTCCATATCTACATTCACGGCAACAAGGACCTGATCGAAAAGGGTTTTGACGATGGCAAGGCCATGAACTACTACAAAGTATATTTTAAAGAAGAACAATAA
- a CDS encoding DUF1349 domain-containing protein: MNKRIVLLSITLITMTVSLQAQTMKWLNEPKKWSDKYRVLNMTVDPGTDYWQVTHYGFIRDSGPFYYQEVEGNFEASVKVTGNYNELFHQAGLMVRINDKNWIKTGIEYVDGVQNVSAVVTRDYSDWSVVPRTDSPRSIWLKLLRKGDYVQIEYSFDGSKYKMLRLAYFPTKSKVQIGMVAAAPGKKSFPVVFENFVVKAIK; encoded by the coding sequence ATGAACAAGCGCATTGTACTATTATCTATTACCCTGATCACCATGACCGTAAGCCTGCAAGCCCAAACTATGAAATGGCTCAATGAGCCCAAAAAATGGAGCGACAAATACCGGGTACTGAACATGACCGTTGACCCGGGCACCGATTACTGGCAGGTGACCCACTATGGCTTTATCAGGGACTCAGGTCCATTTTACTACCAGGAGGTAGAAGGCAACTTTGAGGCCAGCGTAAAAGTGACCGGCAACTATAATGAACTGTTCCACCAGGCAGGTTTGATGGTACGCATTAACGATAAGAACTGGATCAAGACCGGTATAGAATACGTGGACGGCGTACAGAACGTAAGCGCCGTAGTGACCCGCGACTACTCGGATTGGTCAGTAGTGCCCCGCACCGATAGCCCGCGCTCTATATGGCTTAAACTGCTCCGCAAAGGCGACTATGTGCAGATCGAATATTCCTTTGACGGCAGTAAGTACAAAATGTTGAGGCTGGCCTACTTCCCTACCAAAAGCAAGGTACAGATCGGCATGGTAGCCGCCGCCCCGGGCAAAAAGAGCTTCCCGGTGGTGTTCGAGAACTTTGTGGTGAAGGCGATCAAGTGA